One window of Papaver somniferum cultivar HN1 chromosome 9, ASM357369v1, whole genome shotgun sequence genomic DNA carries:
- the LOC113307600 gene encoding very-long-chain enoyl-CoA reductase-like — MSFYDKFLFPPPQSILMTFMSIFSLVISANGGLSEINGANVQYSKFRDATGSGQIKESKFSTRICMLTMYTPSFVASIVSFFWIFPSHDTRFILVNSALTLHFLKRIIEVLFVHRYSGKMALNITIMISLSYCISTMTIIYNQHLLGSVPNPQIDLKFIGVVVFLMGMVGNFYHHYILSKLREKSDTGYKIPNGGLFGRVICPHYLFEILVFVGISVISQSLYPILYTIGTGFYLTGRSYATRKWYNSKFPSFPKNVKCLVPFVF, encoded by the exons ATGTCTTTCTATGATAAATTTCTGTTCCCACCTCCACAATCTATTCTCATGACATTTATGTCTATTTTTAGCTTAGTTATTTCGGCAAATGGTGGGTTGTCGGAGATAAACGGGGCCAATGTGCAGTACTCCAAATTCAGGGATGCAACAGGTTCTGGTCAGATAAAAGAGAGTAAGTTCTCAACCAGAATCTGTATGCTTACCATGTATACACCTTCCTTTGTTGCAAGTATTGTTTCTTTCTTCTGGATTTTCCCCAGCCATGACACCAGGTTCATCTTGGTCAACTCTGCTCTTACTCTCCATTTTCTGAAGAGGATCATCGAG GTATTGTTTGTACACAGATACAGTGGAAAAATGGCGCTTAACATTACAATCATGATATCCCTAAGCTATTGCATCTCCACAATGACCATAATCTACAACCAGCATCTACTTGGAAGTGTCCCAAACCCACAAATCGATTTGAAGTTCATCGGAGTAGTCGTGTTTTTAATGGGAATGGTTGGAAACTTTTACCACCATTACATACTCTCAAAGCTGAGGGAAAAAAGTGATACAGGGTATAAAATCCCAAATGGTGGTCTTTTCGGACGTGTAATTTGCCCCCACTATCTGTTTGAAATTCTAGTATTTGTTGGAATTTCAGTGATTTCTCAATCATTGTATCCAATCTTGTACACTATTGGTACTGGTTTTTACCTGACTGGAAGGAGTTATGCAACTAGAAAATGGTACAATTCTAAGTTCCCCAGCTTTCCCAAAAATGTCAAGTGTCTGGTGCCTTTTGTTTTCTAA
- the LOC113312067 gene encoding F-box/kelch-repeat protein At3g06240-like, giving the protein MQCGGGGDHGHLILGTPTIIFNPVTREFVRLHGTNANIQGLHISVAAGFGYHHSTNEYKVVRIYDEYIGNVLQLRKRVRKVQVYTLGGGGGWRYIGNVRYTFYFPGINANGSLYWVDYSTGGKIIAFDSRDEEFQSISTPPQISISLNSQCTTILSFRLRVLGGHLCLVHQKPGICVDIWSLKKKKRTNSNGCSVQSDKGNFWLWTKEFSITWEASFRDYDLITITKSNVVLLRCNFTTLYCYDLKTELLSKLWKDDANSTIFDATPHTNSCISLKDLGEKIL; this is encoded by the coding sequence ATGcaatgtggtggtggtggtgatcacGGACACTTAATATTGGGGACTCCTACTATCATATTTAATCCCGTTACTCGAGAATTTGTTAGGCTTCATGGAACTAATGCTAACATACAAGGTCTCCATATTTCCGTAGCAGCTGGATTTGGCTATCATCATTCAACTAACGAGTATAAGGTCGTAAGAATCTACGACGAATATATTGGAAACGTGTTGCAGTTGAGAAAAAGGGTGAGGAAGGTCCAGGTATACActcttggtggtggtggtggatggaGGTACATAGGGAATGTACGGTACACATTTTACTTCCCAGGTATTAACGCAAACGGATCTCTTTATTGGGTAGATTATAGTACTGGAGGGAAGATTATAGCTTTTGATTCGAGGGATGAAGAGTTCCAATCGATCTCGACACCGCCACAAATTTCCATATCTCTTAATTCACAATGCACAACAATATTGTCTTTTAGACTGCGAGTTTTGGGAGGGCACTTATGCCTTGTTCATCAAAAGCCCGGAATTTGTGTGGATATATGGTcactgaagaaaaagaaaaggactaATTCTAACGGTTGCAGCGTCCAAAGCGACAAGGGAAATTTTTGGTTATGGACTAAGGAGTTTAGCATCACATGGGAAGCTTCGTTTAGGGACTATGACCTTATCACCATTACAAAGAGCAATGTGGTTTTGTTGCGTTGCAATTTCACTACTCTCTATTGTTATGACctgaaaactgaacttttaagcAAGCTTTGGAAGGACGATGCAAATTCCACAATTTTTGACGCAACTCCACATACGAACAGTTGTATTTCACTGAAAGACCTTGGTGAAAAAATTCTGTGA